In Primulina tabacum isolate GXHZ01 unplaced genomic scaffold, ASM2559414v2 Contig104, whole genome shotgun sequence, a genomic segment contains:
- the LOC142534041 gene encoding beta-1,3-galactosyltransferase 7-like, protein MKGKSTGKVSAEWIPIFSICFFFFGMFFTNKFWVPLQSNNQLINQHRRDQELQVVSEDGTTKKKKTEDQDKDVMNEVYRTHKAIQSLDKSISMLQIELSASRSAQNKGKIDKLPLSSDKEPLRKKAFMVIGINTAFSSRKRRDSVRETWMPQGEQLRKLEQEKGIVVRFMIGHSATSNSILDRALDSEEAQHKDFLRLVNMSEGYHELSAKTKTFFATAVSTWDADFYVKVDDDVHVNLGTLAANLARHRSNPRVYMGCMKSGPVLAQKNVKYHEPEYWKFGEEGNKYFRHATGQIYAISKDLATYISINQPILHKYANEDVSLGSWFIGLEVEHIDDSNMCCGTPPDCEWKAQAGNVCIASFDWSCSGICKSVENIKFVHEQCGEGDDALWNALL, encoded by the exons ATGAAGGGTAAGAGCACCGGGAAGGTTTCTGCGGAATGGATTCCAATtttttccatttgtttcttcttctttggGATGTTTTTCACAAACAA ATTCTGGGTACCTCTGCAATCCAATAATCAGCTTATTAATCAGCACCGGCGTGACCAGGAGCTGCAGGTAGTCTCTGAAGACGGTACTACCAAAAAGAAG AAAACAGAAGATCAAGACAAGGATGTAATGAACGAGGTGTACAGAACCCACAAAGCTATCCA GTCATTGGACAAGTCGATTTCGATGCTTCAAATAGAGTTGTCCGCCTCTCGAAGTGCTCAGAATAAGGGAAAAATAGACAAATTACCTTTAAGTTCTGATAAAGAGCCACTTAGGAAGAAGGCATTTATGGTGATTGGTATCAATACTGCTTTCAGTAGTAGGAAGAGGCGTGATTCGGTCCGAGAGACCTGGATGCCTCAAG GGGAACAACTTCGAAAATTGGAGCAAGAGAAGGGGATTGTTGTGCGCTTTATGATTGGTCACAG TGCGACGTCCAACAGCATATTAGATAGGGCTCTTGACTCGGAAGAAGCTCAGCATAAGGACTTTCTTAGGCTGGTAAA CATGTCTGAGGGATATCATGAATTGTCTGCAAAAACAAAAACTTTCTTTGCCACTGCAGTTTCAACGTGGGATGctgatttttatgtcaaggttGATGATGATGTCCATGTCAATTTGG GTACACTGGCTGCAAATCTTGCCCGTCATCGATCTAATCCGAGAGTTTACATGGGCTGTATGAAATCTGGACCCGTTCTTGCTCAAAA GAATGTTAAATACCATGAACCGGAGTACTGGAAATTTGGAGAAGAAGGGAATAAATATTTTCGGCATGCAACTGGACAGATATATGCAATCTCCAAGGACTTGGCTACATACATTTCGATCAATCA GCCCATTTTGCATAAGTATGCCAACGAGGATGTGTCACTCGGATCTTGGTTTATTGGTCTTGAAGTCGAGCACATTGATGACAGTAATATGTGCTGTGGTACTCCACCGG ATTGTGAATGGAAGGCACAAGCAGGTAATGTATGCATTGCCTCGTTCGACTGGAGCTGTAGTGGAATCTGCAAATCTGTAGAGAACATCAAGTTTGTGCATGAACAATGTGGCGAAGGGGACGATGCACTTTGGAATGCTTTGTTATAG
- the LOC142534077 gene encoding uncharacterized protein LOC142534077, producing MGRGHEQSRHGRRNSFVLPMFCRLSIKDVRFSHTEDRADDPSSPKVSCMGQVRRKNRVTGSSAATGTNNINQHSHNYTKLITIFSSRNLVPPTNTNNASVYSGSRRSGSKSCRTSREMISVSNLRITRLKKYNHDDFGDPDSVEAVADVGEMDPPLPVMKRATPPGGGGDEVNIWKRRFNGAALQSLQIDQINLSKSRFLPPTTV from the coding sequence ATGGGCAGAGGACACGAACAGAGTCGCCATGGCCGCCGGAATAGCTTCGTTCTCCCGATGTTTTGCCGCTTATCGATTAAAGACGTAAGATTTAGCCACACAGAAGATCGAGCGGATGACCCTTCATCCCCCAAAGTCAGTTGCATGGGTCAAGTCAGAAGAAAGAACAGAGTCACTGGCTCCTCCGCCGCAACCGGAACTAACAACATTAATCAGCATTCTCACAATTACACGAAGCTGATCACAATTTTCTCCAGCAGAAACCTTGTGCCGCCGACGAACACCAACAATGCCAGCGTTTATTCCGGCAGCAGAAGAAGTGGTAGCAAGAGTTGCAGAACCAGCAGGGAAATGATCAGCGTGAGTAATTTGAGAATCACCCGTCTGAAGAAATACAATCATGATGATTTCGGTGATCCAGATAGTGTCGAAGCTGTAGCTGATGTCGGTGAAATGGATCCGCCGCTTCCGGTGATGAAGAGGGCCACGCCACCGGGCGGCGGCGGCGATGAGGTGAATATTTGGAAGCGAAGATTTAATGGGGCAGCGCTCCAAAGCTTGCAGATCGATCAAATTAATTTATCGAAAAGCAGATTTCTTCCACCTACA